From Pseudocalidococcus azoricus BACA0444, a single genomic window includes:
- a CDS encoding response regulator, producing MITVPCGWAWENQSYVMDYPPMCPASLMAKPIPQNQVAAPLIACIDDSRTVQRQISLTLTAAGYKVLPITSPTQAKSQLLATPPALILLDIVMPEVDGYELCRQIHRTPGLAEIPILMLTAADHPIFRIRARGVGAEDFLSKPIAPDILLAHLAKLLHLGQFPTRRPPMRQDFAIPSPTPTLDPKPYWDLASQRLGLSNRQRQTLITTGQKLERALMNQPQRADLWEKLGMVSYLLNHLTLAVLALNNALKLMPEHHYHHRNLGWLAEELQEIESAIQHYQAWLGVVPDDVYVQGRLNLLQRQPQA from the coding sequence TTGATCACTGTTCCTTGCGGGTGGGCCTGGGAGAATCAATCCTATGTGATGGATTACCCACCGATGTGTCCTGCTTCCTTAATGGCTAAACCGATTCCCCAAAACCAAGTTGCGGCTCCCTTGATTGCTTGTATTGACGATAGTAGGACGGTGCAGCGGCAGATTTCTCTCACCCTCACGGCCGCCGGGTATAAAGTTTTGCCAATTACGAGTCCCACCCAGGCCAAGTCCCAACTCCTGGCCACTCCCCCGGCACTGATTTTGTTGGATATCGTCATGCCTGAGGTAGATGGGTATGAGCTTTGTCGGCAAATTCACCGGACTCCCGGCCTGGCTGAGATCCCCATTTTGATGCTGACGGCTGCGGATCACCCCATTTTTCGGATTCGGGCCCGAGGTGTTGGGGCTGAGGATTTTTTATCTAAACCCATTGCCCCCGATATTTTGCTGGCACACCTGGCAAAACTACTGCATCTCGGTCAATTTCCAACTAGGAGACCTCCCATGAGACAGGATTTTGCGATACCCTCCCCCACTCCGACTCTTGACCCAAAGCCCTATTGGGACTTGGCCAGCCAACGCCTGGGCCTGAGTAACCGCCAACGCCAAACCTTAATTACAACAGGTCAAAAATTAGAGCGGGCCCTGATGAATCAACCCCAACGGGCCGATCTCTGGGAAAAGCTGGGGATGGTGTCCTACTTGCTGAATCATCTCACCCTGGCTGTTTTGGCTCTGAATAATGCCCTTAAGCTCATGCCAGAACACCATTACCACCATCGCAATTTGGGCTGGTTGGCGGAAGAGTTGCAAGAGATTGAATCAGCCATTCAGCATTACCAGGCCTGGTTAGGGGTTGTGCCTGATGATGTTTATGTCCAAGGTCGTCTAAACTTACTTCAGAGACAACCCCAAGCCTAG
- a CDS encoding ABC transporter permease — MDRIWVLGRNVFQATFRERVLYITAVFAIFLTLAVVLLSEVSAGTENKITLDVGMGAISLFGLVVTAFVGSGLINREIEQRTALVMIAKPISRAEFIIGKHLGLAAVLAVLVALMTVIFFIVMSFKGFTYPAGAITIASIYLILELALLAAAAILFGVLTSSLIGTLLTLALYFMGHFSKNLITLQQRMEDGFVKSLINTIYLIVPDLSRLDLKNDAVYGILPSSQQLIINGVYGLVYTALLLSLATWIFSRRDF; from the coding sequence ATGGATCGGATTTGGGTTCTTGGGCGTAATGTTTTCCAGGCCACCTTTCGGGAACGGGTGCTCTACATCACGGCGGTGTTTGCGATTTTTCTGACCTTGGCTGTGGTCTTACTCAGTGAAGTCTCCGCAGGGACAGAAAATAAAATTACTCTGGATGTGGGCATGGGGGCGATTAGTCTCTTTGGCCTGGTAGTGACCGCTTTTGTCGGGAGTGGTTTGATCAATCGGGAAATCGAGCAGCGCACCGCCCTGGTAATGATCGCTAAACCCATTAGTCGGGCTGAATTTATTATTGGGAAACATCTGGGCCTGGCCGCAGTTTTGGCGGTGTTAGTGGCCTTGATGACGGTCATTTTCTTTATTGTGATGAGCTTCAAGGGGTTTACCTATCCAGCCGGAGCAATTACAATTGCCTCGATTTATCTCATTTTAGAGTTGGCGTTATTGGCTGCCGCGGCAATTTTATTTGGGGTCTTAACCAGTTCCTTGATTGGGACATTATTGACCTTAGCTCTTTATTTTATGGGGCATTTCAGCAAAAACCTGATTACACTCCAACAACGGATGGAAGATGGGTTTGTCAAATCCCTAATTAATACCATTTATTTAATTGTGCCTGATTTATCCCGCCTGGATCTCAAAAATGATGCGGTCTATGGAATTTTGCCGAGTTCTCAACAGTTAATCATCAATGGGGTCTATGGCCTGGTCTATACGGCGTTGTTACTTTCCCTGGCAACTTGGATATTTTCGCGACGGGATTTCTAA
- a CDS encoding 6-pyruvoyl trahydropterin synthase family protein, with amino-acid sequence MFRLEIRHNLEMAHRFYQAENSPKCRSIHGHSWQVILTLRAPQLNPQAMVIEFGELKLVWRAWLDQNLDHALLLYQGDPVVKLLQAHDPDLRLFTLTTDPTTECLAEFLYHQAQQILTDLNADPQIQVERLRIEETAINSAEYLP; translated from the coding sequence ATGTTTCGTCTGGAAATTCGCCACAACTTAGAAATGGCCCACCGCTTTTACCAGGCCGAGAATTCCCCCAAGTGTCGGAGTATTCATGGTCATAGTTGGCAGGTTATTTTGACGTTGCGCGCCCCCCAGTTAAATCCCCAGGCCATGGTGATTGAGTTTGGCGAATTAAAGCTGGTTTGGCGGGCCTGGTTAGATCAAAACTTAGATCATGCCCTGCTCTTGTATCAAGGCGATCCCGTTGTCAAACTACTCCAGGCCCATGATCCAGATTTACGCCTGTTTACCTTAACTACTGATCCAACAACTGAATGTTTAGCAGAATTTCTATATCATCAGGCCCAGCAAATCTTAACTGACTTGAACGCCGATCCCCAGATTCAGGTTGAACGCCTACGAATTGAAGAAACAGCCATAAATTCTGCTGAGTATCTTCCTTAA
- a CDS encoding 3'-5' exonuclease has product MELNPEQAAIAEHLHGAILVLAPAGTGKTRVLTARLIQAMKAGFQAQDILCLTFTNRAAQEMKTRVRQEIPNQAEQLTIKTFHGLCAWMLRQEATAMGLPADFTIFDDRDCQELVQQIFNLSDPRDVKQYTSELMTTKSRGYWQGDDGWLGVFRGLGDYAPQGVKYQLALQERHTLDFADLIYYVRRMLRTDPEIAQRWQQRFKLLQIDEVQDTHSSEYEIVAHLGRGSGNIALIGDLDQTIFEWRGSEPELILSQFRQEFQPQVYELAWNYRATKSLLATADQFAQEFANRHTRISAAPSCPAGPPPIIHQAPTAQAEAQWIGQHIQALAKTTPNFSYSRTTVLARNHFRLAEISTTLKAMGIPCLTVEQFEFFQRQEVKDALALIRLLLNPFDTTALRRILLQLVPQIGLGTINTIQKQGQACGLWLTDLIDLPTLEDGDPFHAILQAQQSGKIIVFDVETTGFSVAESEVIEIAAQRYDGGEHTLSFQRFITNLKPVGETEAVHGYSDQFLMIRGRPAKEVFKEFQRFAQGAYWVGHNLGFDVKMIKAHARRVGLELNISRWGDTLNLAHRFVQAPNYKLATLAQHFHLKQTPTHKADDDVRTTVELLNCLLPLTLPGRPQRQALIQRYQRQFFPFARQLSQWRQASDQLRPGELIRQVIQDSGLYRHYSSQPERLENLDQLIDVFTERDQAHLHPHTALREIIEFTALTRNIDRLTQAENLVPLITVHQAKGLEFDRVFVAGLADGEFPSFRSVQEGRLEEEKRLFYVALTRAQQQLFLSTHAQDDRGKKAPSPFLTALA; this is encoded by the coding sequence ATGGAACTCAATCCCGAACAGGCCGCCATTGCTGAACATCTCCACGGGGCAATTTTAGTTTTGGCTCCGGCCGGCACAGGGAAAACCAGGGTCTTAACTGCTCGCTTAATCCAGGCCATGAAGGCAGGGTTCCAAGCTCAGGATATTTTGTGTTTGACGTTTACGAACCGGGCTGCTCAGGAAATGAAGACTCGCGTCCGCCAAGAAATTCCCAACCAGGCCGAGCAACTAACGATTAAAACCTTTCATGGTCTCTGTGCTTGGATGTTACGGCAAGAAGCCACTGCGATGGGTTTACCGGCCGATTTTACGATTTTTGATGATCGCGACTGTCAAGAACTTGTCCAACAGATTTTTAACCTCAGTGATCCCCGCGATGTCAAACAATACACCAGTGAACTGATGACGACTAAAAGTCGCGGGTATTGGCAGGGTGATGATGGCTGGTTAGGGGTATTTCGGGGCCTGGGGGATTACGCACCACAGGGGGTTAAATACCAACTGGCCCTCCAAGAACGTCACACCCTCGATTTTGCCGATTTAATTTACTATGTGCGCCGGATGTTACGGACTGATCCGGAAATTGCCCAACGCTGGCAACAACGGTTTAAGCTCTTACAAATTGATGAAGTCCAAGATACCCATAGCTCTGAGTATGAAATTGTCGCCCATTTGGGACGGGGTTCCGGCAATATTGCCCTGATTGGAGACCTGGATCAGACGATTTTTGAGTGGCGGGGGTCAGAACCTGAGTTAATTTTGTCCCAGTTTCGCCAAGAGTTTCAGCCCCAAGTCTATGAACTGGCCTGGAATTATCGGGCGACTAAATCTTTGTTAGCCACAGCGGATCAATTTGCCCAGGAGTTTGCCAATCGCCACACCCGCATTAGTGCCGCCCCCAGTTGCCCGGCTGGCCCACCCCCGATCATCCACCAGGCCCCGACTGCCCAGGCCGAAGCGCAATGGATTGGTCAACACATTCAAGCACTAGCCAAAACTACCCCCAACTTTAGTTACAGTCGCACTACAGTTTTAGCCCGCAATCATTTCCGCCTGGCCGAAATCAGCACAACCCTGAAAGCAATGGGAATTCCCTGCCTGACGGTGGAGCAGTTTGAATTTTTCCAACGTCAAGAAGTCAAAGATGCCCTCGCTCTAATCCGCCTCCTCCTGAATCCCTTTGATACTACGGCTCTCCGGCGAATTCTTTTACAATTAGTCCCACAAATTGGCCTGGGAACCATTAATACAATTCAAAAACAGGGCCAGGCCTGTGGGTTGTGGTTAACCGACTTAATTGATTTACCCACCCTCGAAGACGGCGATCCCTTTCATGCGATTCTCCAGGCCCAGCAGTCCGGCAAGATTATCGTTTTTGATGTGGAGACAACGGGCTTTTCGGTGGCAGAATCGGAAGTGATTGAAATTGCGGCCCAACGTTATGACGGCGGCGAACATACCCTGAGTTTCCAGCGGTTTATTACCAATCTCAAACCCGTTGGTGAAACCGAGGCCGTCCATGGTTATAGCGATCAATTTCTGATGATTCGGGGCCGGCCGGCTAAAGAAGTGTTTAAGGAATTTCAACGGTTTGCCCAAGGGGCCTATTGGGTCGGCCATAACCTGGGGTTTGATGTCAAGATGATCAAGGCCCACGCCCGCCGCGTTGGTTTAGAGCTAAATATTTCTCGCTGGGGAGACACCCTGAATTTAGCCCATCGCTTTGTCCAGGCCCCCAACTATAAACTCGCCACCCTGGCCCAACATTTTCACCTCAAGCAAACCCCCACCCACAAAGCCGATGATGATGTCCGCACCACCGTTGAACTCCTGAACTGCCTATTACCCTTGACCCTGCCCGGCCGCCCCCAACGCCAGGCCCTGATTCAACGCTATCAACGCCAGTTTTTCCCCTTTGCCCGACAACTCTCCCAATGGCGACAAGCAAGTGATCAACTCCGGCCAGGAGAGTTAATCCGCCAAGTCATTCAAGATTCTGGGTTATATCGCCATTACAGCAGTCAACCGGAACGCCTAGAGAACTTGGATCAACTCATTGATGTCTTTACAGAGCGGGATCAAGCTCACCTCCATCCCCACACCGCCCTCCGAGAGATCATCGAATTTACCGCTCTAACACGCAATATTGACCGCCTCACCCAGGCCGAGAATCTTGTCCCGTTAATTACCGTGCACCAGGCTAAGGGGTTAGAGTTTGATCGGGTCTTTGTGGCTGGCCTGGCCGATGGAGAGTTTCCAAGTTTTCGCAGTGTCCAAGAAGGTCGGCTTGAGGAAGAAAAACGCCTGTTTTATGTTGCCTTGACGCGGGCCCAACAGCAGCTTTTTCTATCTACCCACGCCCAAGATGATCGTGGCAAGAAAGCTCCCAGCCCCTTTTTAACGGCCCTAGCCTAG
- a CDS encoding S-layer homology domain-containing protein — MSFPLSRWIFLKITPILVVTSLAGCAGNQAWEQAFSADPNTQTWNEASPAPLKLPPELQFPQASLIKTLPLDNGQSETHWQTSQPPLAIQGFYQQQLTQLGWQLQPPETVGTQLILQAQKDTDQLRLTLNPPTNNGTEFTIQFGPGQPAPNPTNSPTSPTPTPQASPADLPPQTFTDLAQAPATLQPALQDLAELGVITGSSQNPQQFAPNQPITRGTYARWLVTAHNRFYADRPARQIRLGSPNDKPLFNDVPKTNPDFPYIQGLAAAGYLPSPLTGSVTPLFRPNAPLTRETLLQWKVPLDVQRNLTTTAVDRIEQTWGFKDSNRITPEALSATAADFQNGDLSNIRRIFGATLLLQPQKPVTRAEAAASLWYMGNQAGDGLSAQDILGKTTAPSSN; from the coding sequence ATGTCTTTTCCCCTATCTCGATGGATTTTTCTGAAAATTACCCCCATCTTAGTGGTAACTAGCTTGGCCGGATGTGCCGGAAACCAGGCCTGGGAACAAGCGTTTTCCGCAGATCCCAATACCCAAACCTGGAATGAAGCGAGTCCGGCCCCCCTGAAACTTCCCCCTGAATTACAGTTTCCCCAGGCCAGCCTGATCAAAACTCTTCCCCTCGACAATGGCCAAAGTGAAACCCACTGGCAAACCAGTCAGCCTCCCCTCGCTATTCAAGGCTTTTATCAGCAACAACTCACCCAACTCGGCTGGCAACTGCAACCCCCAGAAACCGTTGGCACTCAACTGATTCTTCAGGCCCAAAAAGATACCGATCAACTCCGGCTCACCCTGAATCCCCCCACTAACAACGGTACAGAATTCACGATTCAATTTGGGCCTGGACAGCCTGCCCCCAATCCGACTAATTCACCTACCAGCCCCACTCCCACTCCCCAGGCCAGCCCTGCGGATCTCCCGCCCCAAACCTTTACCGACCTGGCCCAAGCTCCCGCCACCCTCCAACCCGCCCTCCAGGATTTAGCAGAACTTGGAGTCATCACGGGCAGTTCCCAAAATCCCCAACAATTTGCCCCCAACCAGCCCATTACCAGGGGAACCTACGCCCGCTGGTTAGTCACGGCCCATAATCGCTTTTATGCCGACCGTCCGGCCCGCCAAATTCGCCTGGGCAGTCCCAATGATAAACCCCTCTTTAATGATGTCCCGAAAACCAACCCGGACTTTCCCTACATTCAAGGCCTGGCTGCCGCTGGATATTTACCCAGTCCCTTAACAGGCAGTGTCACTCCCCTTTTCCGCCCCAATGCCCCCTTGACTCGAGAAACTCTTCTCCAGTGGAAAGTCCCCTTAGATGTTCAGCGAAACCTAACCACCACTGCCGTTGATCGAATCGAACAAACCTGGGGCTTCAAAGACAGCAATCGAATTACCCCAGAAGCACTAAGTGCCACCGCTGCTGATTTTCAAAATGGAGATTTATCCAATATTCGCCGGATTTTTGGAGCCACCCTCTTGTTACAACCGCAAAAACCTGTCACCCGGGCCGAAGCCGCCGCCTCTCTCTGGTATATGGGCAATCAGGCCGGAGATGGTCTTTCCGCTCAAGATATTCTTGGGAAAACCACTGCTCCATCTTCAAATTAG
- a CDS encoding mechanosensitive ion channel family protein, with translation MTLSFLLVVGLELPSWGQFTIPGLTTSGSSRPPTGVVRQGNIEAAPVWFDGEILFAVTAPTVRDRDNPGDLLPVEMRVELIQANLRRALFTDVSFSFVDALQLRYPKPDNVVAGVALFNGETIITVRTNEQQRPQKILTVTETDADFYSLAIPDLAAEWQKKIQVALREAAAERAPDALISQLSRACQILVLMASLSLGVLILQRLLTLRLQSLKQAYTQAPLDSPEPNPTPPPTGLQRFFQLLPGPELFSSEFDLKDKHIKFLKLIQFLLTWSQAALWLGGTFLILHLFPWTRFFALQVLGLPIWWLVIWFLGGLANSLGDIALERMGTLWHRYPVSAETDLQRRHLRISTALKVFAGLKTTLIYAIALGLIVNSVGIPVVSVIAIGGLLAFALSLGAQSLVRDLINGAFILWEDQFGIGDVVAIGAVSGAVENMNLRITQLRNGEGRLITIPNSAISVVENLTRTWSRVDFTIDIDPKTPADQALDCLKQVTTQLYTEPAWQEQILEPPEVLGIEQLTHSGLTIRIWIKTKPGRQWAVGRELRQRVQRTMLKMGLEIGRPQQTLFNQQNGKINGPSPQPTDQPS, from the coding sequence ATGACCCTCAGTTTTTTGCTGGTCGTGGGGCTAGAGTTACCAAGTTGGGGCCAGTTTACAATCCCCGGACTGACGACCTCCGGCTCATCACGACCGCCAACGGGAGTCGTCCGGCAAGGGAATATTGAAGCTGCCCCAGTCTGGTTTGATGGCGAAATATTATTTGCAGTGACGGCTCCAACGGTGCGGGATCGGGATAACCCTGGGGACTTATTGCCTGTAGAAATGCGGGTTGAACTCATTCAAGCCAACCTCCGGCGCGCCTTATTTACGGATGTGAGCTTTAGTTTTGTGGATGCTCTCCAGCTTAGATATCCCAAGCCCGACAATGTTGTCGCCGGTGTGGCCCTCTTTAACGGGGAAACCATTATTACGGTGCGGACAAACGAGCAACAACGCCCCCAAAAAATTCTCACGGTTACAGAAACTGATGCCGATTTTTATAGCCTGGCTATTCCTGATTTAGCTGCGGAATGGCAGAAAAAAATTCAAGTCGCCCTCCGAGAAGCCGCTGCCGAACGTGCCCCTGATGCCTTAATTAGCCAATTGAGCCGGGCCTGCCAAATTTTAGTCCTCATGGCTAGTCTCAGTTTAGGGGTACTCATCCTCCAGCGGCTCTTAACTCTGCGGCTGCAGTCCCTCAAGCAAGCCTATACTCAGGCCCCCCTAGATTCCCCAGAGCCAAACCCGACTCCTCCCCCCACAGGCCTGCAACGCTTTTTCCAACTCCTCCCAGGCCCAGAACTGTTCTCGTCAGAGTTTGACCTGAAAGACAAGCACATCAAGTTCCTAAAGCTGATTCAATTTTTATTGACCTGGAGTCAGGCAGCTTTGTGGCTGGGGGGCACATTCTTAATTCTGCATTTATTTCCTTGGACACGCTTTTTTGCCTTACAGGTCTTGGGGCTGCCGATTTGGTGGCTTGTCATTTGGTTTCTGGGTGGTTTAGCCAACTCCTTGGGTGACATTGCTCTCGAACGGATGGGAACTCTTTGGCATCGTTATCCCGTCAGTGCCGAAACCGATCTCCAACGTCGTCATCTCCGTATTAGTACGGCCTTAAAAGTCTTTGCTGGCCTGAAAACGACCCTCATTTATGCCATTGCCCTTGGCCTGATCGTGAACAGTGTTGGGATTCCTGTGGTTTCCGTGATTGCCATTGGTGGTTTACTAGCCTTTGCATTATCTTTGGGGGCCCAGAGCTTAGTGCGGGATTTGATTAACGGAGCCTTTATCCTTTGGGAAGATCAGTTTGGGATTGGGGATGTGGTTGCGATTGGGGCCGTGAGTGGGGCCGTTGAAAATATGAATCTGCGGATTACCCAGCTTCGGAATGGGGAGGGGCGGCTGATTACCATTCCCAATAGTGCCATTTCGGTGGTTGAAAATTTGACGCGGACTTGGTCACGAGTGGACTTTACCATTGACATAGACCCCAAAACCCCAGCCGACCAGGCCCTAGACTGCCTTAAACAAGTTACGACTCAACTATACACAGAACCGGCCTGGCAGGAACAAATTCTTGAACCCCCGGAAGTCTTGGGCATTGAACAATTGACTCACAGTGGCTTGACGATTCGGATTTGGATTAAGACCAAACCTGGGCGGCAGTGGGCGGTGGGGCGAGAGTTACGGCAGCGGGTTCAGAGGACAATGTTAAAGATGGGCCTGGAAATTGGTCGGCCTCAACAAACTCTGTTCAATCAGCAAAATGGCAAAATTAATGGGCCATCTCCTCAGCCAACCGATCAGCCAAGTTAG